The following proteins are encoded in a genomic region of Oceanotoga teriensis:
- a CDS encoding methyl-accepting chemotaxis protein, translated as MKFSIRKKMISLLILISVIPLVILTSYSSFNFYNKMNDSVEKIVMTKNEDLTDYIRSYMNPVIELSNYVKLNLEKNGLSWSFQNFNNLVNSYKMIDNIYMGLSNGTFYSEPDYDLNDSYDPTNSYWYKVGMEHPDSIVMTDPYLQGFNNKTVISIVFNFESSGMQGVLGMDLDYDHLVMMLEKNIGYDSAQSFVLTYEGKNILHSDRNLIGQDRSNEELFLNVDSESGVVHYSINGVDRFGYYKKIPEFEWIVYTSIERADIVKAPIDQTIYSGIISGVIIIFAIFISYFYIRSIVNPLKRLSKDVKLFGEGDLTVEFVSKNKDEIDEIANSLNYMSENLKNYIINIKNASDDIEKSSDSLKDVSFENNRGIEYLAEQSVTIQNDSQSAFSTIEQVKIGVDEVATNSQTVSKESQNLNDLANNTNDSAKEGYHSIKEMINSIKQAVGQSQETEKNVEILSANADEVKNIVDSIYSITEQTNLLALNAAIEAARAGEAGKGFAVVADEIRKLAEESAKATDRIGEILGKIKSGTDVVNKATHKTSDIIQVVDSEMSNVSNKFKLIFDQVESMNSAVENLTANAQEQSASAEQMNSSITEIYNAVAEINQKLIQTGNTLDHQKSNTGKIEDSSEELKGLSENLKKSISAFKLK; from the coding sequence ATGAAGTTTAGCATTAGAAAAAAGATGATTTCTTTATTGATCTTGATTTCTGTTATTCCTTTGGTCATATTGACATCTTATAGTTCTTTTAATTTTTATAATAAGATGAATGATAGTGTAGAGAAAATTGTTATGACCAAAAATGAGGATTTGACCGATTATATAAGGTCTTATATGAATCCTGTTATAGAACTTTCTAATTATGTTAAGTTGAATCTTGAAAAGAATGGTTTGAGTTGGAGTTTTCAGAATTTTAATAATTTGGTGAATTCATATAAGATGATAGATAATATTTATATGGGTTTGAGTAATGGTACTTTTTATTCTGAACCAGATTATGATCTGAATGATTCTTATGATCCTACGAATTCTTATTGGTATAAAGTTGGAATGGAACATCCAGATAGCATTGTCATGACTGATCCTTATTTGCAGGGTTTTAATAATAAGACTGTAATTTCAATAGTTTTTAATTTTGAGAGTTCTGGTATGCAGGGTGTTCTTGGAATGGACTTAGATTATGATCATTTAGTTATGATGCTTGAGAAAAATATAGGTTATGATTCAGCACAATCATTTGTTTTGACATATGAGGGTAAAAATATTCTTCATTCGGATAGGAATTTAATAGGTCAAGACAGATCTAATGAGGAGTTGTTTTTAAACGTAGATTCGGAGAGTGGTGTTGTTCATTATTCTATAAATGGTGTTGATAGATTTGGTTATTATAAAAAGATTCCAGAGTTTGAGTGGATAGTTTATACTTCTATTGAACGTGCCGATATAGTTAAGGCTCCAATTGATCAAACTATTTATTCTGGTATCATATCTGGTGTAATAATAATTTTTGCTATTTTTATTTCTTATTTTTATATTAGAAGTATTGTAAATCCACTTAAGAGATTATCAAAAGATGTTAAACTTTTTGGTGAAGGTGATCTCACAGTTGAATTTGTATCAAAAAATAAGGATGAGATAGATGAGATAGCAAATTCTTTGAATTATATGTCAGAAAATCTTAAGAATTATATTATTAATATAAAGAATGCCTCTGATGATATAGAGAAATCTTCTGATTCTCTCAAAGATGTTTCTTTTGAGAATAATAGAGGTATAGAGTATTTAGCAGAACAGTCTGTAACTATTCAAAATGATTCTCAAAGTGCATTTTCTACAATAGAACAGGTTAAAATAGGTGTTGATGAAGTTGCTACAAATTCTCAAACTGTTTCTAAAGAATCTCAGAATTTGAACGATCTTGCGAACAATACCAATGATTCTGCTAAAGAAGGGTATCACAGTATTAAAGAAATGATTAATTCTATTAAACAAGCTGTGGGGCAGTCTCAAGAAACTGAAAAGAATGTAGAAATACTTTCTGCTAATGCGGATGAAGTAAAAAATATAGTTGATAGTATTTATTCTATTACCGAACAGACTAATTTACTTGCTTTGAATGCAGCAATTGAAGCAGCCCGTGCAGGTGAAGCTGGAAAAGGATTTGCTGTTGTTGCAGATGAGATAAGAAAGCTTGCAGAGGAGTCTGCTAAGGCAACTGATAGAATAGGTGAAATCTTGGGTAAGATAAAGAGTGGTACTGATGTTGTCAATAAGGCAACTCATAAAACTTCTGATATAATACAAGTTGTAGATTCTGAAATGAGTAATGTTTCAAATAAATTTAAACTTATTTTTGATCAGGTTGAAAGTATGAATTCTGCTGTGGAGAATTTAACTGCCAATGCTCAAGAGCAAAGTGCAAGTGCTGAACAAATGAATTCTTCAATTACTGAAATATATAATGCAGTTGCTGAAATAAATCAAAAATTGATTCAAACAGGAAATACTTTGGATCATCAAAAGAGTAACACGGGTAAGATTGAAGATAGTTCTGAAGAACTTAAAGGATTATCAGAAAATCTTAAGAAGAGTATAAGTGCTTTTAAATTAAAATAA
- a CDS encoding phosphotriesterase family protein, translated as MLKNGYTYMHEHMRIDLSGVKKDPDCRLDCYDQTKEELLELMGKNVKNIVEVTNMGMGRDIGYILKLREETGMNFIFSTGYYKEPFLPDEVYTKTKEELAKIMENEIINGIENYGVKAQIIGEVGSSKDKITPAEEKVLRAAAIAHNNTGRPITTHTSLGTMGLEQIELFKEMNANLDKIILGHTDLTGDIEYIEKLIQKGVYVEIDTIGKLSYLSDEKRIEILTNLCKKGLSERIVLSVDITRKSHLKYKGGIGYSYLLDKFIPELIKNGVKDTDIENMLINNPKKILESE; from the coding sequence ATGTTAAAAAACGGATATACTTATATGCATGAACACATGAGAATAGATTTATCGGGAGTAAAAAAAGATCCAGATTGCAGACTTGATTGTTATGATCAAACAAAAGAAGAATTATTAGAATTAATGGGGAAAAATGTAAAAAATATAGTTGAAGTTACAAATATGGGTATGGGTAGAGATATCGGATATATACTAAAATTAAGAGAAGAAACTGGAATGAACTTTATATTTTCAACTGGATACTATAAAGAACCATTTTTACCAGACGAAGTTTATACAAAAACAAAAGAAGAGCTTGCCAAAATAATGGAAAATGAAATAATAAATGGCATAGAAAACTACGGAGTGAAAGCACAAATAATAGGAGAAGTTGGTTCTTCAAAAGATAAAATAACTCCTGCTGAAGAAAAAGTTCTAAGAGCGGCAGCAATAGCTCATAATAATACAGGAAGGCCTATAACAACACATACAAGTCTTGGTACCATGGGTTTAGAACAAATAGAACTATTCAAAGAAATGAATGCAAATTTAGATAAAATTATACTCGGTCATACTGATTTAACTGGTGATATAGAATATATAGAAAAACTAATACAAAAAGGCGTTTATGTTGAAATAGATACAATAGGAAAACTGAGTTATTTAAGTGATGAAAAAAGAATTGAAATATTAACAAATCTTTGTAAAAAAGGTTTATCTGAAAGAATAGTATTATCTGTAGATATAACAAGAAAATCACATTTAAAATACAAAGGTGGAATTGGATATTCATATCTTTTAGACAAATTCATTCCTGAACTAATAAAAAATGGAGTAAAAGATACTGACATAGAAAATATGCTAATAAACAACCCGAAAAAAATATTGGAGAGTGAATAA
- a CDS encoding phosphopentomutase, giving the protein MGKFTVIVLDSYGVGYMDDVIKTRPEDFGANTAKHIFEKTPGLKLPTLEKLGLMNALNMETEDMKKNPDAVFGKSSLMHFNADTFYGHQEIMGTNPKHPIMEPFSKKIDIVYNELIKKGYNVEYIGEKLKILLVNNCVTVGDNLEADGGQAYNVTSTFDKISFEEVIEIGKIVRSQVQVSRVIAFGGKDVTKDDLINSIETKDDTYIGVNAPKSGVYNKDYLVIHLGYGIDPEVQIPTILGKNNIPVTLIGKVADIVENRYGKSIPGVDTEYVMKQTIEEFKKMKDGFICTNVQETDLAGHAENVERYVEKLKVSDKYIKQLIDIMEDDDYLIVMADHGNDPTIGHSHHTRENVPLLIYNKNKKNINIGHRKTMSDVGATVAEYFKIEAPENGTSFLNQII; this is encoded by the coding sequence ATGGGAAAATTTACAGTTATAGTTTTAGATAGTTACGGTGTAGGTTATATGGATGATGTTATAAAAACAAGACCAGAAGATTTTGGTGCAAATACAGCAAAACATATATTTGAAAAAACTCCAGGATTAAAATTACCAACTTTAGAAAAACTTGGATTAATGAATGCATTAAATATGGAAACAGAAGATATGAAAAAAAATCCAGATGCTGTTTTTGGAAAATCAAGTTTAATGCACTTCAATGCAGATACATTCTATGGTCATCAAGAAATAATGGGAACAAATCCAAAACATCCAATAATGGAACCATTCTCAAAAAAAATAGATATAGTATACAATGAATTAATCAAAAAAGGCTATAATGTAGAATATATAGGCGAAAAATTAAAAATATTATTAGTAAACAATTGTGTAACAGTTGGAGATAATCTTGAAGCAGATGGAGGTCAAGCTTATAATGTAACCTCGACCTTCGATAAAATATCTTTTGAAGAAGTTATAGAAATAGGTAAAATAGTGAGAAGTCAGGTACAAGTTTCAAGAGTTATAGCCTTTGGTGGAAAAGATGTTACAAAAGATGACTTAATAAACTCAATAGAAACAAAAGATGATACATACATAGGAGTAAACGCTCCAAAAAGCGGTGTTTATAATAAAGACTATCTCGTAATACATCTTGGATATGGAATAGATCCAGAAGTGCAAATCCCAACAATATTAGGAAAAAACAACATCCCTGTAACCTTAATTGGAAAAGTAGCTGATATAGTTGAAAATAGATATGGAAAATCAATTCCAGGTGTAGATACAGAATATGTAATGAAACAAACTATAGAAGAATTCAAAAAAATGAAAGATGGATTCATATGCACAAATGTACAAGAAACTGATTTAGCTGGTCATGCCGAAAATGTAGAAAGATATGTAGAAAAATTAAAAGTTTCTGATAAATATATAAAACAATTAATAGATATAATGGAAGATGATGACTACTTAATAGTAATGGCAGATCATGGAAATGATCCTACAATAGGCCACTCACATCATACAAGAGAAAATGTACCACTCTTAATATACAATAAAAATAAAAAAAATATCAATATTGGACATAGAAAAACAATGTCTGATGTTGGCGCAACAGTTGCCGAGTACTTTAAAATTGAAGCCCCTGAAAACGGCACATCATTTCTCAATCAAATAATATAA
- a CDS encoding YhfX family PLP-dependent enzyme: MFLEKTMKRNPKLIQTAFELHQNGLIPPDTYIIDLDTLLKNAKSIKDEADKYGVKLFFMTKQLGRNPYIADQLLKIGYEGAVVVDFEEAEILAANNIKIGNIGHLVQTPNSMIKYFLEKDPEIMTVYSIEKAQKINDEAQNLGKTQKIMLRVLNDGDMLYPAQYGGFYLNELEEAIKKIQKMENIKIYGITSFPCFLYNEQKKDILPTPNIQTIKKAIKILNENGINPGHINMPSATCTHTIKKIKENGGTHGEPGHGLLGTTPMHADFDMKEIPSMVYVSEISHNLKNSSFMYGGGHYRRSHMENVLVGKNIENSKIEKTIMPDAESIDYYIEIDQNNAIGDTTILNFRTQIFVTRSKVAVVKGIQEGKAEIIGLYDSQGRLLRR; the protein is encoded by the coding sequence ATGTTCCTTGAAAAAACTATGAAAAGAAATCCAAAATTAATACAAACTGCTTTTGAATTACATCAAAATGGTTTGATACCACCAGACACTTATATAATAGATCTCGATACACTTTTAAAAAATGCGAAATCGATAAAAGATGAAGCAGACAAATATGGAGTAAAACTATTTTTTATGACTAAACAACTCGGTAGAAACCCTTATATTGCCGACCAATTATTAAAAATTGGATATGAAGGAGCTGTAGTTGTCGATTTTGAGGAAGCAGAAATACTCGCCGCAAATAACATAAAAATTGGAAATATTGGACATCTCGTACAAACTCCAAACTCTATGATCAAATATTTTTTAGAAAAAGATCCAGAAATAATGACTGTATATTCTATAGAAAAAGCTCAAAAAATAAATGATGAAGCTCAGAATTTAGGCAAAACCCAAAAAATAATGCTGAGAGTATTAAATGATGGTGATATGTTATATCCAGCTCAATATGGTGGATTTTATTTAAACGAATTAGAAGAAGCCATTAAAAAAATTCAAAAAATGGAAAATATAAAAATATATGGAATCACTTCATTCCCGTGTTTTTTATATAATGAACAAAAAAAAGACATATTACCAACTCCAAATATTCAAACTATAAAAAAAGCTATAAAAATATTAAATGAAAATGGAATAAATCCAGGTCATATAAATATGCCTTCGGCAACATGTACACACACCATAAAAAAAATAAAAGAAAATGGTGGAACACATGGTGAACCTGGTCATGGACTACTTGGAACAACCCCTATGCATGCAGATTTTGATATGAAAGAAATACCTTCTATGGTATATGTAAGTGAAATATCACATAATTTAAAAAATTCCTCATTCATGTACGGTGGAGGACATTATAGAAGATCTCATATGGAAAATGTTCTAGTTGGTAAAAACATAGAAAATTCAAAAATAGAAAAAACTATAATGCCAGATGCAGAAAGTATAGATTACTATATAGAAATAGACCAAAACAATGCAATAGGAGACACAACAATACTAAATTTTAGAACTCAAATCTTTGTAACAAGAAGTAAAGTTGCAGTAGTAAAAGGGATACAAGAAGGGAAAGCTGAAATAATTGGTTTATATGACAGCCAGGGCAGACTCTTAAGGAGATGA
- the nagB gene encoding glucosamine-6-phosphate deaminase, which translates to MKVIVVNNYEEMSIKAAQIVASQIILKEESILGLATGSTPIGMYKELIKLYEQKIIDFEKTKTFNLDEYFGLSRDNDQSYYYYMRNNLFNHINIKTENTNIPDGTAKDIHEECINYEEKIKKAGGIDLQVLGIGTNGHIGFNEPDIKFESTTHLVNLDEETIKANSRFFDSIDEVPKQAISMGIKTIMHSKKIVLLANGKNKADAIYGTVKGNITPELPASILQLHNDVYIIVDKEAASKL; encoded by the coding sequence GTGAAAGTTATAGTCGTAAATAATTACGAAGAAATGAGCATAAAAGCTGCTCAAATAGTGGCAAGTCAAATAATATTAAAAGAAGAATCTATTTTAGGATTAGCAACAGGAAGTACTCCAATAGGAATGTATAAAGAATTGATAAAACTCTATGAACAAAAAATAATAGACTTTGAAAAAACAAAAACATTCAATCTCGATGAATATTTCGGATTGAGCAGAGATAATGATCAAAGTTATTATTATTACATGAGAAATAACCTTTTCAACCATATAAACATAAAGACTGAAAATACAAATATACCAGATGGTACGGCTAAAGATATACATGAAGAATGTATAAACTATGAAGAAAAAATAAAAAAAGCTGGTGGAATAGACTTACAAGTACTTGGAATAGGAACAAATGGCCATATAGGTTTTAATGAACCAGATATAAAATTTGAATCTACAACACATCTTGTAAATCTTGATGAAGAAACTATAAAAGCAAATTCAAGATTCTTTGATTCTATAGATGAAGTACCTAAACAAGCTATAAGCATGGGAATAAAAACGATAATGCACTCAAAAAAAATAGTACTTCTTGCAAATGGAAAAAACAAAGCAGATGCAATATATGGCACAGTAAAAGGAAATATAACACCAGAATTACCAGCATCAATATTACAATTGCATAATGATGTATACATAATAGTAGATAAAGAAGCAGCTTCAAAACTATAA
- a CDS encoding aminotransferase class V-fold PLP-dependent enzyme, translating into MKTYPLKSLNIEQAKKLQFKMIDSITKNFQGHEILSRGDLGVVMGQNKPTTTIQVEKTIADFFDAEDAILLRGSGTGALRWGLISFINNNEKLLVHDAPIYPTTEVTLNTMGVKTIKADFNDINDIKEKIEKNPDIKGALIQHSRQKIEDSYDLENVIKIIKNEKNIPIIIDDNYAIMKTQKMGTQCGAELSAFSTFKLLGPEGVGCLVGKKELIQKVKNLNYSGGSQVQGHEAMDVIYGLIYAPVSLAIQAEVNDELVKRLNNNEVPHIKNAFLANAQSKVLLVEFDENIAYDVLKEAEKLGAIPHPVGSESKYEFAPMFYRISGTFRAADPELENRMIRINPMRSGADTIIRILNQSINKISKR; encoded by the coding sequence TTGAAAACATATCCTCTTAAATCATTAAATATAGAACAAGCTAAAAAATTACAATTTAAAATGATAGACTCTATAACAAAAAATTTCCAAGGGCATGAAATACTTTCAAGAGGAGACCTCGGAGTAGTGATGGGTCAAAACAAACCAACAACAACTATACAAGTTGAAAAAACAATTGCAGATTTCTTCGATGCAGAAGATGCTATACTATTGAGAGGATCAGGAACAGGTGCTTTGAGATGGGGTTTAATAAGTTTTATAAACAACAATGAAAAATTGCTCGTACATGATGCACCTATCTATCCAACGACAGAAGTTACTTTAAATACTATGGGTGTAAAAACAATAAAAGCTGATTTCAATGATATAAATGATATAAAAGAAAAAATCGAAAAAAATCCTGACATAAAAGGTGCTTTAATACAACATTCAAGACAAAAAATAGAAGACTCTTATGATCTTGAAAATGTTATAAAAATAATAAAAAATGAAAAAAATATACCAATAATAATAGATGACAACTATGCTATAATGAAAACTCAAAAAATGGGTACACAATGTGGAGCTGAATTATCTGCATTTTCAACATTTAAACTTCTCGGCCCAGAAGGTGTTGGTTGTCTTGTAGGAAAAAAAGAATTAATTCAAAAAGTAAAAAACTTAAATTATTCTGGTGGAAGTCAAGTACAAGGACATGAAGCTATGGATGTAATATATGGTTTAATATATGCTCCTGTATCTCTTGCAATTCAAGCAGAAGTAAATGATGAATTAGTAAAAAGACTTAATAATAATGAAGTTCCTCATATAAAAAATGCATTTTTAGCAAATGCACAATCCAAAGTTCTCTTGGTTGAATTCGATGAAAATATAGCTTATGATGTATTAAAAGAAGCTGAAAAACTCGGAGCAATTCCACATCCTGTAGGATCTGAATCAAAATATGAATTTGCCCCTATGTTCTATAGAATATCCGGAACATTTAGAGCTGCCGATCCAGAACTCGAAAACAGAATGATAAGAATAAATCCTATGAGAAGTGGTGCAGACACAATAATAAGAATACTAAATCAATCTATAAATAAAATTTCCAAGAGGTGA